Below is a genomic region from Spiroplasma endosymbiont of Dioctria linearis.
CAAATCATTTCAATTTACCGGGAGCAAAAGAAGCTATTGAATCAGGTTGATTAATCGATTCAACAGGAGCATTGGCACTTCCTAAAATTCCAAAAGAATTAGTTATTATTGGTGGAGGAGTTATAGGAATTGAATTTGCTTGTGTTTATAAGAGATTAGGAACAAAAGTTACAGTTTTACAATTCTTACCAACAATTTTAGAAATGTTAGATAGTGATGTTTCAAAAGAAATGACAAAAGAGTTATTGTCTAGAGGAAATTTAGAAATCATTTATGGAGTTAATACAAAATCTTTTGGTAAAAAAGAAGTAGTTTATGAAAAAGATGGTAAAGAATATAAAATTAAAGCGGATTATTGTTTACAATCAGTTGGACGTAAAGTTATAACTGAGGGATTTGATAAAATTGGTTTAGAAATGAATGAACGAGGTCACATCAATGTAAATGAATATTGTGAAACAAATATTGATGGAGTTTATTCAATTGGTGATGTTACAGGAAAAATGATGTTAGCCCATGTTGCTTCTCACCAAGGTATTATTGCAGCAAATAGAATCGCAAAGAGATTAGGTAGTGAACATGCTGAAGATTTAACTATGAACTTTGATAGAGTTCCAAGTTGTATTTATACTTATCCAGAAGTTGCTTGTGTTGGTAAAACAGAAGATGAATTAAAAAAATCTGGAACAGATTACAAAGTATACAAGTTTCCATTTGCAGCAATTGGTAAGGCACTTGCAGACGGAAATACAGGTGGATTTGTTAAATTAATTTGTGAACCAAAATATAAACAAGTATTAGGGTGTCATATTATTTCAAATACAGCAACAGATATGATTTCAGAAATTACAACTGTTATGGAATCTGAAGCTACAATTAGTGAGATTGCAAGAGCTATTCATCCTCACCCTTCATTGAGTGAAGCTATTGGTGAAGCAGCTGAAGCATTAGAATCAGGAAAACCAATTAACTTTTAAAAATTAATAATTAATATAAACACCTTATAAACTAGAACTACTAGAAAATATAATGGTGTTTTTTTGATGTATAATAAAGAGAAAACTTGATGTGTTCTATTTAAAATAGTTAGAGGTTAGAAAAATGTTAAATACGCAAATACTTATTTTTGATTTTGGAAGTCAATATACTCAATTGTTAGCAAGAAGAGTAAGAAATTTAAATGTCTATGCTGAGGTTATACCCTTTGATAAAACAAAAGAGGATTTAAAAAAATATAAAGATCTAAAAGCAATAATTTTATCTGGCGGACCAAATAGTGTCTATTTGAATGAGGCTTATAAAATCGATAAGGAAATATTTAATCTTGGAGTTCCAATATTAGGTGTTTGCTATGGTATGCAGTTAATTACTGAAATGTTTGGTGGTAAAGTTGAATTAGCTGATTCTCAAGAATTTGGTAAAGCTAAATTATATATTGATGATGAGAAAAGTCTATTATTTAAAAAAGTTAGTCAAAATTCACAAGTATGAATGAGTCATGCAGATCACTTAACAAAAATGCCTGATGGTTTTAAACAAATTGCTCATTCTGATTCATCAGTTGCAGGTATTGAAAGTGAAAAAAGGAATATCTATGGAATTCAATTTCATGCAGAAGTTACTCACTCTGAAAAAGGAATTCAAATTTTAAAAAACTTTATTTTTGACATTTCAAAATGTAAGAAAGATTGAGAAATGAAACAATTTATTGAAAACAAAATAAAAGAAATAAAAGAAATTGTTGGAGATGAGCAAGTTATTTTAGGTCTTTCTGGAGGAGTAGATTCATCAGTAGCTGCGGCTTTAATATCAAAAGCTATTGGTAGACAACTGAAATGTATTTTAGTAGATACTGGTTTATTAAGAAAAGATGAAGCTAAAAAAGTAATGGATTTATATAACAAAGAATTTGATATGGATATTAAATTGGTTGATGCAAGTCAAGAATTTTATAAAGTATTAAAAGGCCAAATTGATCCAGAAGATAAAAGAAAAACTATTGGTAAAAAATTTATTGAAGTTTTTAGTGAAGAGGCAAGAAAAATGCAAGGGGCAAAATTTTTGGCTCAGGGTACAATTTATCCAGATGTAATTGAATCATCAAGTAATGGTCATGTTTCAAAAACAATTAAATCACATCATAATGTTGGTGGCTTACCTAAAGATTTAAAATTTGATTTATTAGAACCGTTAAGAGAGTTATTTAAAGATGAAGTAAGAGCTGTGGGAAGAGAACTAGGAATTCCTGCTTTAATGATTGATCGTCATCCTTTTCCAGGACCTGGTCTTGGAGTAAGAGTTATTGGTGAAGTTACAAAGGAAAAATGCGAAATTTTAAAAGAAGCTGATGACATTTTTATTAGTAATTTAATTGAAGCTAATTTATATAATGAAGTATCTCAAGCATTTGTTACACTATTGCCTGTAAAAACAGTTGGTGTTATGGGAGATAATAGAACTTATGATTATGTGGTTGCATTGCGAAGTGTAAATACAATTGATTTTATGACAGCTTCAAGTACACACTTACCTTGAGATTTTTTAGATAAAGTTGTTAATGAAATTATTAATAAGGTGGATGGAGTTAATAGAGTAGTTTATGATATAACTTCAAAACCACCAGGAACAATAGAATGAGAATAAAGGAGAACTTGTATGAATAAAAATGATTTAAATGGAAAAATAATTAGTGAAGGTATTACTTTTGATGATGTTTTATTAGTACCAAGATATTCTGAAATATTGCCCAATGATGTTTCATTAAAAACAAAATTGACAAAAAATATAGAACTTAATATTCCAATAATAAGTTCCGCTATGGATACTGTAACTGAATCTAAGCTTGCTATTGAAATAGCAAGATGTGGTGGCATTGGAATTATTCATAAAAACTTATCAATTGAAGAACAATCTTTAGAAGTTCAAAAAGTTAAAAGAAATGAATCAGGGTTTATAACGGACCCTATTACAATTAAAAAAGAAACAATTGTTGAACAAGCAAATGAAATTATGGCGACCTATAAAATATCAGGGTTACCTGTTGTTGATGATAGTGGCAAATTAATTGGAATTCTTACAAATAGAGATTTAAAATACTTTGAAGATTTTCAAGCAAAAGTAGAAGTGATTATGACTAAAGAAAATTTAATTACAGGTAATCCATCAACTACATTAGAACAAGCAAAGGCCATTTTATTAAAAAATAGAATTGAAAAATTACCAATTGTTGATGTTAATAATACTTTAGTTGGTTTAATCACAACAAAAGATATTGATAAAGCAATTGATCATCCAAATGCTTGTAAAGATGAAAAAGGAAGATTAAGAGTTGGTGCTGCTGTTGGAGTGGGTGAAGACTTTATGCAAAGAGTTGATGAACTTGTAAAAGCCCAAGCAGATGTTATTGTTATTGATTCAGCTCATGGTCACAGTAAAGGTATTATTGATGTAATTAAAAAAATTAGAAGTAAATATAAGAACTTAGAAATAATTGCAGGAAATATTTGTACTGTGCAAGGAGCAGAGGCTTTATACAAAGCTGGTGCTAACGGAGTAAAAGTTGGAGTTGGTCCTGGAAGTATTTGTACAACAAGAGTTGTTGCTGGAGTTGGAGTTCCTCAAATAACTGCAATTAATGATGTATTTAACTGAGCCAAAGATAAAGAAATAACTATTATTGCTGATGGGGGAATTAAATATTCAGGTGATATTGTTAAAGCTCTTGCAGCAGGTGCTCATAGTGTTATGATGGGAAGTATTTTTGCAGGAACTGAAGAATCACCTGGAGAAGAAATAATTGCCAATGGTAAAAAATATAAAACTTATGTTGGAATGGGTTCACTTGTTGCTATGAAAAGAGGAAGTAGTGATCGTTATTTCCAAAAAGGTGCTAAAAAATTAGTACCTGAAGGTATTGAAGCAAGAGTTCCTTTTAAAGGAAAAATGAGAGAAGTAGTTTTCCAATTAATGGGTGGCCTAAAAAGTGGAATGGGTTATACTGGAAGTAAAACTATTGAACAACTACGCTTAGAAACTCAATTTGTAAAAATTACAAATGCTAGCTTAAAAGAAAGTCATCCTCATGATGTGGAACTTACAAAAGAAGCTCCAAACTATAATAAATAAATTTTGGTTCATTGTATGAACCTTTTGTTTTGCAAATAAAATAGAAATGAGAGGATAGTTATGAAAAAAATTAATTTAGATGATATTGCAAAAAATGCTTGAAGTAATGCTTTACTTTGTCAATGTGGAGATGAGAAGGATAATTTGGATATTCACAGAATTTGTTTAGTTTGTTTAAAAATTATGGACTACAATGAGCATTATTCACAAATAAATGTAAAAAAGCCATGAGACATTAAATTTTACAATAATGATAATTATAACTTAGTTGAATTTAGTGGTATCACAATGGCAGTTCATAAGGAGTGCTTTATAAAATAAATATAAGTACTTATATGCTAAAATTATTTTGTTATCTTTAAGGAGAGAAAAAAATGAAGAAACTTTCTGCAAATGAAATTAGAAAAATGTGACTAGATTTTTTTAAATCAAAAGATCACTATTTTTTAGAACCTGTTAGTTTAGTACCTGTAGAAGATCCAAGTTTATTATGAATAAACTCTGGAGTTGCTACTTTAAAACCATATTTCGATGGAAGAATGAACCCTCCATCACCTAGATTAACAAATTCACAAAAATCTATTAGAACAAATGATATTGAGAACGTAGGAGTTACAGCACGACATCAAACAATGTTTGAGATGTTAGGTAATTTCTCAATTGGGGATTACTTTAAGAAAGAAGCAATAGAATTTGCATGAGAACTTTTAACTTCTCCAAAGTGATTTGATATTAATCCAGATCTTTTATACATAACTGTCTTTAATGAAGATCAAGAAGCCTATGATGTTTGAACTAAAGTTATTAAAATTAAAGAAGATCATATTTTTAAAGGAACAAGAGATACTAACTTTTGAGATGTAGGACAAGGACCATGTGGACCCAATACAGAGATATTTTTTGATCGTGGTGAAAAATGAGATCCTAAAAAAATTGGATCAAAACTTTTAAAAGATGATATTGAAAATGATCGATACATTGAAATTTGAAATATTGTTTTCTCACAATTTAATAATGATGGTAATAATAATTACACAGAGTTACCAAGAAAAAATATTGATACGGGTGCTGGTTTTGAGAGATTAGTTTCAATTTTTCAAGAAGCTCCAACTAACTTTGAAACTGATATATTTTTTCCAACAATACAAGAAGTTGAAAAAATGTGTAATAAAGAGTTTAGATACTCAATTGAAAATTATTATAATGAAAATAAGGAACAAACTAAAATTAATACAGCTTTTAAAGTAATTGCTGATCATGTTAGAGCAGCTGTTTTTGCTATAAGTGATGGAGTGTTTCCTGGAAATAAAGATAGAGGATATATTATTAGGAGACTTATTAGAAGAAGTTCTGTCTATGGAAGAAAACTAGGAATTAAAGAGTCATTTTTATATAAACTAGTAGATAAAGTAATAGGGGTAATGAAAGACTTTTATCCTTATTTAATTGAAAAAAAAGATATGGTTAAAGAAGTTATTAAACAAGAGGAATTAAGATTTTTAAAAACACTTTCAAAAGGTTATGAACATTTAGAAACTATTATTAATGCAGAAAAAAAAGTAACTGGTAAAAATGCATTATTGCTTTTTGAATCTTTTGGATTTCCAATTGAATTAACTACGGAAATAGCAAATGAAGCTAATGTAAAAATTGACTTAAAAAGTTATGAAAAACTTTTGGAAGAGGCAAAACAATTAGCAAGAAACTCAAGAAAAGATGACAAGGCTTGAAATAAACAATCAGCGATTTTAACAGGTTTAAATGTTGAAAGCGAATTTGTTGGCTATGATTTAGACGAATGTGATTCAAAAGTTAACTTCATTTTTGAAGATGAAAAAAGATTAGAGTCTGTAACAAATAAAGTAGTATTTATAACTTTAACAAAAACTCCTTTTTATGCTGAAAAAGGTGGGCAAGCTGCTGATAATGGTTACTTAATTGATTCACAAGATAATCGCCACTTAGTAATGGATGTTAAAACGGGTCCAAATGGCCAACATATTCATAAGGTTCAAGTTAATGGAACTTTAAAAAATGGTGATATTGTTAAAGCAATAATTGATAGTGAAAAGCGATTCTATACTATGAAAAATCACTCAGGTACACATATTTTACAAGCAGCTCTTCAAGAGGTTCTTGGAAAAGAAACTTTACAAAATGGTAGTTATAATGATGAGAATGGTTTAAGAATTGATATTTCATATAATAGATTACCAACTCCAGAAGAAGTAGTAAAAATTCACTCAGTTATAGCAAGAGAAATTAAAAAAGAAATTCCTAGAGAAATTATTCACTGTTCATTAAAAGAAGCTATTGAAAAACATAATGCCCTAGCATTATTTACAGAAAAGTATGGTAAGAATGTTAGAGTAATTAAATTTGGATCATTTTCTTGTGAACTTTGTGGGGGAACCCATGTTGCTAATACAAAAGATATTGAAGACTTACTAATTACCAATGTTGAGTCAAAGGGAAGCGGAGTATTTAGATATCATGCAGTAACTAGTCATAAGGAAGTGAGTAGTTATTTAGAGCAGTTGTTTATTAAACAAAAATTAGAAATTCAAATTATAATAGATAAATTTAATAAATTTAAATTAAAAGTTAAAAATGATTTAATTGAAAAAGAAATTAATAAAATAATGTCTCTAAGGGCAACTAAGGAAAATTTAGTAATTATAAAACAAAAAGTAAATGATTTAAAAAACTCATTTAAGATATATCAAAAAGAAATTGAAGAAATTTTAATTGAAGAGAAATTACTAAAATATTCTGATATTATTCCTGTTAAAAAAGAGAATATAAATTTAATTGAATTAGAAACTAATAATCTAGAAATGAAAGAAATGAAATCTCTTTCAGACAAATTACAAAATAAGTTCGAAAATTTAATTATTATGCTTTGGAATACAAATGAAAAAATTTTTATTGTATCGGTGAATGATAAAATTGCAAAAGATAATAGAGCAATTGATCTATTTAATAACAATAAGAAATTTAAAGTTAAAGGTGGAGGAAATAATACATTTGCTCAAGGTAAGATAATTTAATTATTTTATATATAAACATTAATTTTAAAAATATTTTTTAAAATTAATGTTTTTTTTTTTTTTTTATCAACTATAATTAAAATAGGTGAGAAATATAATGAAGAAAGTTAGAAGTAATATAAACTTAATAATTATTTTTATTCTTCTTTTTTTAACATTTCCTATTCAAAATATCTTAAATCAAAAAACTAATATACTTATATTGTCAATATTAGTTAATGTGACTTTAATCATAATTTCTTTGTATTTCATCTCTAAATTTATTGTAAATTTACTAAAATTTATCGAAAAATATAATGATGAAATATCAAGAAAAAATTTAATAAGTTTAAGCTTATTAAATAATAATTTTAAATTTTATATAACAATGTTGGTTACCTTTTTATTTTTCATTTTTTCAATAACTCAAACCTGTATTTCAATTGAAAGAACAACAGTAATTTCAATGGAAATATATTGATGAACAAATTATAAATTTGATAGAGTAATTAACTTAGATTATATAAATATATTATTTTTTGCTCAGTTTATTTTAATAAGCTCACTTTTACTATACTCATTCTTTTATTTTATATTTTTCTTCTTTATATATTCTGTAATAAAGACTGTTTCAAAATCTAATGAAAACTTAAATCACCTTATTTATAAAAAATCTACTAAATTAAATTTATTTTTGAAAATGCTTATTAAGTATTTAAATAATATTAAACTACAAGACAAAAAAGTTGAAAATAGTTGAAAAGAAATAATAATTTTAATTAGCAATATTAAATCAAAGGAATTGAAAAGCTTTAAAAAGGCAACGACTCCTCCATTATTTTTCTAATTAAAAACTTTTTAGCGTTGTTTTTAAGTTAATCACTTAGATTTATCAAAATGGACAAAAATTTAAGTGTAAAAAATACAGAGTATAAAGAGAAACAAAATTATTTAAATAATCTCTAATGACACAATAATTTAAAAATTAAAAGGGTAAATAATAAGGAAGATAAACTATAAGATTTTAAAAAAATGAGTATAAAAAGAAAAAATACTTAATAAAATTAAGTACTTATTGAATGAAAGAAAAAAGGAGAATTTTAATTATGAAAAAATTACTAAATATATTAACATCTGTAACCTTAATTGGTTCAGCTGCAACATCAGTAGCGGCTTGTGGCGGCGGGGAAAAAAAAGACCCAGACCTTTCTACTATGCAGCAAGAAATGCTAAATGGAGCAGAGTTTATTTCAAGACTTATTGTTGCTGGAAGACATGAAAATTTAAATTACAATGTTAATGAAATATTATCAATTTTCTTAACACCAACACCAACAGCTATGAACATGCCAATTTCTTATAATTATGAAGGAAAAAGTATAAATATGGCAGCAAATATAAATAAATTTAAAAACTACTTAGCGCCTTCTTTAAATTACTATAACGGTGATAATTATGCGGGAATGTTTGCTAGTTATCTTATGGGGATGTATGAAGATGACTTTTATAATGAGATAATAAATGGTAAAAATGGAGAGTATTATTTTAGAGATACTTTTTCAAAAGCAGGTGACCAAGGCTACAATAAAAAAAATAGCAATGCTATGGGTTATGGAGCTGGATTAGGTAAGGATATTAATTTATCAAAAAATCAAGATAGAAGAAATCTAGCATGAGGAATACAAGATACAGGAGCATTATCAAATTATTTATTGAATTTGGGTTTTGATGGTGCAAATCCAACTGATACAAATGGGACATCATCACCGAAAACTAGTGCAGGTCCCAATAAAGGGGGAACAAATGGTTCTGGTTATGCATGATATAACTCTATTTTAATGAATAATGGAGCTACAAAGAGTGCAGATTATAGCCAAGGTTGAAATGCAATAGGAATTCCACTTACAAAAGGAAAATTAAAGGGAACAGACTTTAAAGCAGCAGATGATGAACTTAAATCAAGTATTAATGGAATTAGGTTTAACTCAACAGGAGCTTTAATTACAAAAGTAGCAGGAGAACAAAATATAAATGGATTTATTAGTATGTTTGGCTCAATGTTAGAAAATTTATCAGATACAAAAAATGGAGCTTTATTAACTGGAGAATTTATAAATATTTTATTTCCAATGATAAGAGGTGAAGGTGTTACTAATGCTGCAACTATAATGCAAGCTGTAGGATTATCTTTAATTTATAATGTTTGAAGTGGAATTAAAGAGATAAACTCAGAGTTAGTTTCAAACCCTGAATTATCAGAAATAATTGAAAGACTGGATGAACCAAAGAAACTATTTACATCAGTACCAATTGTAGGAGACTTACCAGTTACAGAAAATATTAAAGTTGAAGCATTATATAAAATGTCAGATAGAGACAAATCAGTAGAAAATCATGGTACAAATGCAAAGGATATTGTTTCAGTAATTGAAACTTTAACAGAAATTTATAACTCTTATTCAAATAAGCAGGATTTTAATGATAAATTTTTTATAAACAATGATGCTCCATTTTATAAATCTTATTCATTAATTAGAAAATATATAGGAGAAGAAAATTGAAAAGATGCAATGAATGGAAAAAATAATGATGGAGGTATAAACCTTTTAAATTTTGCAAAACAAGCATTTGAGATGTTAACAGAAAAAGAAGTAATTGATAAATTTGATTCTATAGTTAATGCATTTGATAATAAAAAAAGCTTTAGGGAGTTATCAAGTGTTGAAAAAAATAATTATTTAAAGTTATTAGGATGAAATGAAGAAGAAGGATATATAGAGGGATCTCTTTCAGGACGTATTTATAATGCTATGACAAACCCTGAAGTTCACGGACAAAGAGATTTTAAAAAATTCTTTGATAGTTTTAAATATTCTGTAGAAAATGCTATGGGAGAGCTTCATAAACCAGTTCTTCAATATTTAACTGATGATAAATATTGAAAGGTTAATAATTTCACAATTAATACAACAAGTAATACACAAAGAGCAGGTAAAATGGAGTTTGATTTAAATTATACTGGTAATGGAGATGTTACCTCTAATGCAAGTAAGCAAACTAAAAAGGTTGAGGTTAATGAAAAATTTAATCCATATCAAACTATTGCTGAGAATCAGAAAAAAAATTGAAAACCTGAAATTGAAAGTAAATTAGATAAAGAAAAAATTGAAAATTCAGGACAAATTTTAGGATTAAAGCAACAAGTTGTTAAAGAAGATGAACTATTGAAATACGATGGTTTAGGAAATCATTCTGATTATAAGCCAGTAAATAACTCATATAAGATAGTGTGAGAAAATATTTCTAAAAATCCTGATTCACCATATTGAGTTATTACATCCTTAAAATCATTTAATGCAAGCGGTCAAGAATTCTATAATATTTATTAATAACAATGCTTTTATTTAAAAATGGTTTAAGAAAATTATTAAAAGACTATGTCCAATTTGGAATATATTTAGTACTTATTACAATTGCTGTTATATTTACTTCAACTTTTGGTATTGTTTCTTCAAATTTAATTAGTACAAATAATGAAATAAATAGAAATTTTGAAAAGTTTGATTATTCATTTAGATATACTTCAAGTGCTTATAAATCTAATGATACTCAAACTTTTACTCCGTGATTTGCATTCAATACAGATTTAGTAAAAGATGATAAGGATAATTATTTCCCAACATTAAGTTTTGGAGATTTAGAAGAAGGTAAAATACTTAAAAGTTATGAATTTAAAGACAATTGTGAAAATAATAAGAGCCAGTGCTATGAATCTACTTTAATTTTTGAAAATAGTAGTGCTAAATATGTAAATTTTCACTTTGGAGATGTGGAGTCAAATTATGAGTATAATAATTCTGATATAGACTATCTACCAAATAAAGATCAAGCAATTACAAACTACTCAGTAGAGCAAAAAATTGAAACGGTAAAAAGCGGAGAATTTGGAGATTTTTATAGATTCAATTTGGAAGCAAAAGGTTTTAAGAAATCTTTAATAGGAAATTTATATGAAAAAAACAATAATTTTAAAGATGAATATTTAACTGAGGAATCTAAAAAAATAGCTCTACATATTTTTGATTACATGTTTTACTTAAATAATTCTGCTTTAACAAATGTAATTAAAAAAGATATTATTGATATTTATAATCAAAATAAAACTAATGCTAAGGAGCAGATTGAAGAATATATTAATAATGGATTTGGAGTAATTGATAATGAGGGTAAATATATATTCTCAAAAAATCAAAATATTATAGATGCTGAAACTGAAGAAAGAAAACTATTTTCAGAGCACGCCAGTTTTTATATTAAAAAATTTGATTCTTTCCTAACTTTTAAAACAGATATTAATGAGAATGGATATGAAATTTTAACAAATAAAGTAACTCAAAGAGATTGATTCTCAAATTATTTTGATTTATTGGGAGATTTAACAAACTTCAAAATAAGATTAACAAATGAGGCTGTTAAATGGGATTCTAGTGGAAAAAAATTTAGATATATTTCTTCATTCTATAATAATCAACAACCAAATAGTGATATTTTAGATGTTCATTTCTATAATTCGGATATATTTAAGTTATATAAAAGAACATATAATATTAATAGCTTTACAGAATATTCATTTATATCTTCTAGTGGATATGCTAAATATAATAATTTAGAATTAGGGAAAGGTTATGATATTTTTAACCATAATAATTCTAATGGTCCTTATATTATGGATGGGATTGGTGTTGACTCACTCAATGTTTATCCAACAATATATGAAGAAGATTTACTAACTAATCAGGAAAATGAAGCTATTTTTTATATAAGTAACTCTTTATTCAATAATCAATTTAATAAGGAGACAAATGAAAAAAGTTATCAGGATGTAAGTAGATCCTATTTGACTTATCAAAAATCTGATAAAAAAAATATTGAAAAGGATATAAATTTATTTAAAACTTATTTTGCAGACAATATTTTATATTTAGGACAAGTTGTTAAAAATATTGAAAATGAAAATTATTCAGAGAATTTATCGAGAGCAAATATAGAAGCTTATAAAGATACAACATTACTAAATATGAGAAGTAATTTATTTCCAGGTGTTGTAAAAGGCTTTTATGCAATAGCAATAATATTTTGTTTAATCTTTGCTAGTGCTTTAGCATTTGTTGTATACCACATTTTTAAAAAAGTTTTAGTATCTCAAAGAAGTCAAATTGGAAATTTAAAATCTCTTGGAGTCTCAAATTTTAAAATAATTTCTAATTATATGCTATATATGGCCTTTCCTATATTAATACTTGTACCAATTGGTTGGTTTATCAGTTTATTTTTACAAGTTTCCTTAATGGGAATCTTTGAAAGATATTTTAACATTCCATCAATTTTCTCAATTAATTGAAAACTTTTATTAGTTGAATTATTTGCATTTTTGGGAATTGTAAGTTTAATGGTTTTTTTAACTAGTTATTTCACTGTAAAACAATCACCTCTTATTTTATTATCACCAAGCAAAAGTAATAAGCCAAATACTTTTCTTTCAAAAAGCTTTTCAAAAATAAAAGGAATAAGTTTTACATCTAAATTAAGACTTATAATATTATCTACTGCAATAAAGGATTTAACAATATTTTTCTTAATATTATTATTTTCAAGCTCAGTTATAACTCTAGCTTCTGTAGCACCAAATACTATGAAAAATATGTCCAATGAGTATTATAAAAATATTAAATATAATAATGATTTTAGTTACAATAATATAGTTATAAATAATCCTTTGACTAGATATTCATTTTATCAAATGGATGAAGAGAATAAAGCTAAAAGTAATATAGAAGCATCTTTATTTAACACGTTAATAAAAACAAAAGAAAATGATTATAGAACTTTATTTGAAGCTGATTATTGAAAAAATGATAAAGGCATATCTTTTAGAAAAAATTTTGATAATATTCTGTTTAATAATTTGCTTACTTTTAAAGGTGGAGTTTTATCAACAGGAATAATGGATGAATTAGTTAATACAGAATCAAAAATTAGCAAAGAAAAACTAATAGCACAAAGATTTAATAATGTTTCTTGCCAAGTTATTCCTCAATTATTTGGACAACCTTCTATAACTGAGGATAAGGATTATAATGAATGTATAAAAAGTATTTCTAATAATATCTTACCTTCTACAATAAAGGAACTTTGGGATAAGGATAAGAATGAATTTAAAAATTTCTCATTCAATTTTTCAAATATTTCAGTGGATAACAAGATAGATCAAATGTATACTAAAGTTGAATCAATTATTGATGA
It encodes:
- a CDS encoding lipoprotein — its product is MKKLLNILTSVTLIGSAATSVAACGGGEKKDPDLSTMQQEMLNGAEFISRLIVAGRHENLNYNVNEILSIFLTPTPTAMNMPISYNYEGKSINMAANINKFKNYLAPSLNYYNGDNYAGMFASYLMGMYEDDFYNEIINGKNGEYYFRDTFSKAGDQGYNKKNSNAMGYGAGLGKDINLSKNQDRRNLAWGIQDTGALSNYLLNLGFDGANPTDTNGTSSPKTSAGPNKGGTNGSGYAWYNSILMNNGATKSADYSQGWNAIGIPLTKGKLKGTDFKAADDELKSSINGIRFNSTGALITKVAGEQNINGFISMFGSMLENLSDTKNGALLTGEFINILFPMIRGEGVTNAATIMQAVGLSLIYNVWSGIKEINSELVSNPELSEIIERLDEPKKLFTSVPIVGDLPVTENIKVEALYKMSDRDKSVENHGTNAKDIVSVIETLTEIYNSYSNKQDFNDKFFINNDAPFYKSYSLIRKYIGEENWKDAMNGKNNDGGINLLNFAKQAFEMLTEKEVIDKFDSIVNAFDNKKSFRELSSVEKNNYLKLLGWNEEEGYIEGSLSGRIYNAMTNPEVHGQRDFKKFFDSFKYSVENAMGELHKPVLQYLTDDKYWKVNNFTINTTSNTQRAGKMEFDLNYTGNGDVTSNASKQTKKVEVNEKFNPYQTIAENQKKNWKPEIESKLDKEKIENSGQILGLKQQVVKEDELLKYDGLGNHSDYKPVNNSYKIVWENISKNPDSPYWVITSLKSFNASGQEFYNIY
- the alaS gene encoding alanine--tRNA ligase, which gives rise to MKKLSANEIRKMWLDFFKSKDHYFLEPVSLVPVEDPSLLWINSGVATLKPYFDGRMNPPSPRLTNSQKSIRTNDIENVGVTARHQTMFEMLGNFSIGDYFKKEAIEFAWELLTSPKWFDINPDLLYITVFNEDQEAYDVWTKVIKIKEDHIFKGTRDTNFWDVGQGPCGPNTEIFFDRGEKWDPKKIGSKLLKDDIENDRYIEIWNIVFSQFNNDGNNNYTELPRKNIDTGAGFERLVSIFQEAPTNFETDIFFPTIQEVEKMCNKEFRYSIENYYNENKEQTKINTAFKVIADHVRAAVFAISDGVFPGNKDRGYIIRRLIRRSSVYGRKLGIKESFLYKLVDKVIGVMKDFYPYLIEKKDMVKEVIKQEELRFLKTLSKGYEHLETIINAEKKVTGKNALLLFESFGFPIELTTEIANEANVKIDLKSYEKLLEEAKQLARNSRKDDKAWNKQSAILTGLNVESEFVGYDLDECDSKVNFIFEDEKRLESVTNKVVFITLTKTPFYAEKGGQAADNGYLIDSQDNRHLVMDVKTGPNGQHIHKVQVNGTLKNGDIVKAIIDSEKRFYTMKNHSGTHILQAALQEVLGKETLQNGSYNDENGLRIDISYNRLPTPEEVVKIHSVIAREIKKEIPREIIHCSLKEAIEKHNALALFTEKYGKNVRVIKFGSFSCELCGGTHVANTKDIEDLLITNVESKGSGVFRYHAVTSHKEVSSYLEQLFIKQKLEIQIIIDKFNKFKLKVKNDLIEKEINKIMSLRATKENLVIIKQKVNDLKNSFKIYQKEIEEILIEEKLLKYSDIIPVKKENINLIELETNNLEMKEMKSLSDKLQNKFENLIIMLWNTNEKIFIVSVNDKIAKDNRAIDLFNNNKKFKVKGGGNNTFAQGKII